A stretch of the Leishmania infantum JPCM5 genome chromosome 30 genome encodes the following:
- the CYC3 gene encoding putative mitotic cyclin: protein MSTDLAIVTTVSSDSVSRLFGPAGAMDFRSNPGMKDEYEDPKTIFNKMKQKDVKPLSDISVLKGTIYNYKNRRIITRWLRDVCGAFNLRSTTLCLAVQLADSYIVGNLHQLELQKCQLAAVTALWIAAKFEEMDADLPNLRKIVDVCDGAYSKEHVLAMEEAILSFYRWYLPHTTVVNHVYLQLHLINDPALIDSQPEENVPPVVSVEVLVLDANEGRTWVSLVLESHVSLQDCLDQLFSASNLLYSTSTSVFQLFGSCFLLAERLPLTAVVGNLPLDGKGCRRLFLCSSSSQITSTFAERGSYVILRSINSGFLDLCDILTQEVVTHVEFLRLYSYVTAFGVMGLALCLVSPDKDENRRLLQHVHKKLEISATQGLAVADLLTSKYKEALPTIREGKSLPLPPETFRDTLCYCFDRRLS, encoded by the coding sequence ATGTCAACCGATCTCGCGATTGTGACGACGGTCAGCTCCGACTCCGTCAGCCGCCTCTTCGGACCCGCCGGTGCAATGGACTTTCGGTCCAACCCGGGCATGAAGGACGAGTACGAGGATCCGAAGACGATCTTCAACAAGATGAAGCAGAAGGACGTGAAACCGCTGTCCGACATCAGCGTGTTGAAGGGAACCATCTACAACTATAAAAACCGCCGCATCATCACGCGCTGGCTGCGTGACGTGTGCGGCGCTTTCAACCTGCGAAGTACCACCCTGTGCCTCGCCGTCCAACTTGCTGACTCGTACATTGTCGGCAACCTGCACCAGCTTGAGCTGCAGAAGTGCCAGTTGGCCGCTGTCACGGCCCTGTGGATTGCAGCCAAGTTTGAGGAGATGGACGCAGACTTGCCGAATCTGCGCAAGATAGTGGACGTATGCGACGGGGCCTACTCTAAGGAGCACGTTCTCGCCATGGAGGAGGCTATCCTCAGCTTCTACAGGTGGTACCTGCCCCACACCACGGTGGTGAACCATGTCTATTtgcagctgcacctcatCAATGACCCCGCCCTGATCGACTCGCAGCCGGAGGAGAATGTGCCACCCGTTGTCTCGGTCGAAGTCCTCGTGCTGGACGCGAACGAGGGCCGCACCTGGGTCAGCCTTGTCCTGGAGTCGCATGTGTCTCTGCAGGACTGCCTCGATCAGCTGTTCTCCGCCTCGAACTTGCTCTACAGCACCTCGACGTCTGTATTTCAGCTCTTTGGTAGTTGCTTTctgctggcggagcgcctgccgctcactgcggtggtggggaaCCTCCCATTGGATGGCAAgggctgccgtcgcctctTCCTGTGCTCCTCGAGCAGCCAGATCACCTCGACGTTTGCAGAGCGCGGCTCATACGTCATCCTGCGTTCCATCAACTCGGGCTTTCTAGACTTGTGCGACATCCTCACTCAGGAGGTGGTGACGCACGTGGAGTTTCTTCGCTTGTACAGCTATGTAACTGCCTTTGGCGTAATGGGGCTCGCGCTGTGTCTTGTGTCCCCAGACAAGGACGAGAACAggcgcctcctgcagcacgtgCACAAAAAGCTGGAAATCTCCGCTACGCAGGGTCTGGCTGTCGCGGACCTGCTTACCTCCAAGTATAAGGAGGCCCTGCCCACCATCCGAGAGGGCAAAAGCCTGCCGCTCCCGCCTGAGACCTTCCGCGATACGCTGTGCTACTGCTTTGATCGCAGACTGTCCTAA
- the ADS1 gene encoding alkyldihydroxyacetonephosphate synthase, translating into MPADEAQAPTQAEVYDRLKWNGWGVEGVQMQIDSENPLWVRHVDGKPIKNLLEFLYQEVSGGVGPKEIPPLSPSIPLEQALARLNKPNINEAFMKDISAVLEKSQIRPDGKSRLCHIVGKNYRDLWRVRKGMVEHAPDCILLPNSHKDCAEIMGLAHKHNVVVIPFGGGTNVTGGVEADPFERARMIVSVDMRRMNRMISIDRESRLATFETGVLGPDLDEQLFRHGFMLGHDPDSYMYSTLGGWIGARGSGAMSNQYGDIEDMVVAVKVATPTGIIETPTTSRTCGVDLNGLFIGSEGAFGIITEATIKLETIPEKKLYEGYLFPTFEAGFSAFYTCTAKGILPCTMRLYDEDDFRMSMAMSTTKHSFLQRLVSTGVKSFLERYRGWSLRRISLVIVGFEGTPDRVKFQRSETAAVFKQYGGVGIGRGAGDTWQDKKYDLPYIRDFALSLSHWADVFETSVLYSQAIPCWRAVKAAVRQVWKEHGHRGWIGCHTAHQYRYGCCLYFTFASAQKDDMDMKIFLAIKKRATEAMLAHTGNLTHHHGIGYEHVPWMSRYMGPNAIDLLFAVKKKVDPKNICNPGKLLPSPPRENESAAALKARQQRELMFDKMGVPGAVASHL; encoded by the coding sequence ATGCCCGCTgacgaggcgcaggcgcccACCCAGGCGGAGGTGTATGATCGCCTCAAGTGGAATGGGTGGGGTGTCGAGGGTGTCCAGATGCAGATCGACAGCGAGAACCCGCTCTGGGTGCGCCACGTGGATGGCAAGCCCATCAAAAACTTGCTCGAGTTCCTCTACCAGGAGGTCAGCGGCGGAGTAGGTCCAAAGGAGAtcccgccgctgtcgccgagCATCCCGCTCGAGCAGGCGCTTGCAAGGCTCAACAAGCCGAACATCAACGAGGCCTTCATGAAAGACATCTCcgcggtgctggagaagagTCAAATTCGCCCTGACGGCAAGAGCCGCCTGTGCCACATCGTGGGCAAAAACTACCGCGACCTGTGGCGTGTGCGCAAGGGCATGGTCGAGCACGCTCCAGACTGCATTCTGTTGCCGAACAGCCACAAGGACTGCGCCGAGATTATGGGACTggcgcacaagcacaacgTGGTCGTTATTCCTTTCGGTGGCGGCACCAACGTGACGGGCGGCGTCGAAGCAGACCCCTTCGAGCGTGCCCGCATGATCGTCTCCGTGGACATGCGCCGCATGAATCGCATGATATCGATTGACCGCGAGTCGCGTCTGGCCACCTTTGAAACCGGTGTGCTTGGCCCCGACCTGGACGAGCAGTTGTTCCGCCACGGCTTCATGCTCGGCCACGACCCCGACAGCTACATGTACTCAACCCTCGGCGGATGGATTGGTGCACGTGGCAGCGGGGCCATGTCGAACCAGTACGGCGACATTGAAGACATGGTGGTGGCTGTGAAGGTGGCAACGCCGACGGGCATCATCGAAACCCCGACCACGTCCCGCACGTGTGGCGTGGACCTGAACGGGCTCTTCATCGGCTCCGAAGGCGCCTTCGGCATCATTACGGAGGCCACCATCAAGCTGGAAACCATCCCGGAGAAGAAGCTATACGAAGGCTACCTGTTCCCCACTTTCGAGGCTGGTTTCAGCGCCTTCTACACGTGCACCGCCAAAGGAATTCTTCCGTGCACGATGCGCCTGTACGACGAGGACGATTTTCGTATGAGTATGGCGATGAGCACCACCAAACACAGCTTCCTTCAGCGCCTGGTGAGTACGGGTGTCAAGTCCTTCCTTGAGAGGTACCGCGGCTGGAGCCTGCGCCGCATAAGCCTAGTGATTGTTGGCTTTGAGGGAACGCCGGATCGCGTCAAGTTCCAGCGCAGCGAGACGGCTGCAGTCTTCAAGCAGTACGGTGGCGTCGGTatcggccgcggcgcgggtgACACGTGGCAGGATAAGAAGTACGACCTGCCCTACATACGCGACTTCGccctgtctctctcgcacTGGGCGGACGTCTTCGAGACGAGTGTTCTCTATTCGCAGGCGATCCCGTGCTGGCGCGCAGTGAAGGCCGCTGTGCGGCAGGTGTGGAAGGAACACGGACACCGCGGCTGGATTGGATGTCACACGGCCCACCAGTACAGGtacggctgctgcctctACTTCACCTTCGCGAGCGCACAAAAGGACGACATGGACATGAAGATATTCCTCGCCATCAAGAAGcgcgcgacggaggcgaTGCTGGCGCACACCGGAAACCtcacccaccaccacggcaTCGGCTACGAGCACGTGCCGTGGATGAGCCGCTACATGGGGCCTAATGCGATAGACCTCCTCTTTGCTGTGAAGAAGAAAGTGGACCCAAAGAACATCTGCAACCCTGGAAagttgctgccgtcgcctccgcggGAGAacgagagcgccgcggcgctgaaggcacGCCAGCAGAGGGAGTTGATGTTCGACAAGATGGGTGTGCCAGGAGCCGTCGCGTCGCACCTTTAA
- a CDS encoding putative lysyl-tRNA synthetase has protein sequence MGGILFITIRSGEAQLQVLRQVNESFTKADLRAFASTLHTGDILGATGVPGRTAKGELSLYATEASILAPYVCTDQALCPDLKGFVPLTDTGIKYRYRFVDMMSSPSVVQRFRKRHAITRALRDFLDARSFVEVETPVLHSVASGANAKPFVTHHNANDADLFLRVAPELHLKQCVVGGMERVYEIGRVFRNEDADRSHNPEFTTCEFYAAYHTYKDLMTMTEEILRHLALAANGTTKITVTSCVEKKPVEIDLAQPFRRVNAYDAVQEAAGVELPPPTELSTPRGLAYMSAIMLRYNIPLPSVRTAAKMFDKLIDYFITDRVVEPTFVTDHPLFMSPLAMEQRTRPGLSARFELFINGTEYCNAYSELNDPQEQYYRFQQQLLDRQTGDDEAMALDETFLKALQVGLPPTAGWGMGIDRVAMLLNGSSTIREDILFPLLRHDATSHDAKRRCKTASFFGFNHNMTLFCLNALEEEMLKRAAPTESLEKIRQLRQCLSTMQQRDMVTYAPEDGAPRGWRYEATMAVLRLFCYRGKY, from the coding sequence ATGGGTGGTATTCTTTTCATCAccatccgcagcggcgaagcccaactgcaggtgctgcggcaggtgAACGAGTCCTTCACCAAGGCTGACCTGCGTGCCTTTGCTAGTACACTGCACACGGGCGACATCCTCGGTGCCACCGGCGTGCCGGGTCGCACCGCGAAAGGAGAGCTCTCCCTCTACGCGACGGAGGCCTCCATCTTGGCACCGTACGTCTGCACAGACCAGGCGCTGTGCCCCGACCTGAAGGGCTTCGTGCCGCTCACGGACACCGGCATCAAATACCGCTACCGCTTTGTCGACATGATGTCCAGCCCGTCCGTCGTGCAGCGTTTCCGCAAGCGCCACGCCATCACGCGCGCTCTGCGCGACTTTCTCGACGCGCGCAGCTTCGTCGAGGTGGAGACGCCGGTGCTGCACTCCGTCGCCTCAGGTGCCAACGCGAAGCCGTTTGTCACGCACCACAACGCCAACGACGCGGATCTCTTCCTTCGGGTGGCCCCAGAGCTTCACCTGAAACAGTGCGTTGTGGGCGGCATGGAGCGCGTGTACGAGATCGGCCGCGTCTTCCGgaacgaggacgccgacCGCAGCCACAACCCCGAATTCACCACGTGCGAGTTCTACGCCGCCTATCACACCTACAAGGATCTGATGACCATGACGGAAGAGATCCTGCGCCACTTGGCGCTCGCGGCGAACGGCACCACCAAAATCACTGTGACGTCGTGCGTGGAAAAGAAGCCGGTGGAAATCGACCTTGCGCAGCCGTTTCGCCGCGTCAACGCGTACGACGCAgtgcaggaggcggccgGCGTCGAGCTGCCGCCCCCGACAGAGCTGAGTACGCCGCGTGGACTGGCATACATGTCTGCCATCATGCTCCGCTACAACATcccgctgccgtcggtgcGCACGGCTGCCAAGATGTTCGACAAGCTCATCGACTACTTCATCACTGATCGCGTGGTGGAGCCGACGTTCGTGACGGACCATCCGCTGTTCATGAGCCCGCTGGCGAtggagcagcgcacgcggccGGGGCTGTCGGCTCGTTTCGAGCTATTCATCAATGGCACCGAGTACTGCAACGCGTACAGCGAGCTGAATGACCCGCAGGAGCAGTACTACCGctttcagcagcagctgctggacagGCAAaccggcgacgacgaggcgatggcgctggaCGAAACGTTTCtcaaggcgctgcaggtcgGGCTGCCCCCAACGGCGGGGTGGGGGATGGGGATCGACCGCGTCGCCATGCTCCTCAACGGGTCCTCCACCATCCGCGAGGACATTTTGTttccgctgctccgccacgaCGCCACGTCGCACGATGCAAAACGTCGGTGTAAGACGGCCTCTTTTTTCGGCTTCAACCACAACATGACGCTCTTCTGTCTCAACGCGCTCGAAGAGGAGATGCTGAAGCGCGCCGCTCCGACGGAGTCGCTCGAGAAGAttcgccagctgcgccaatGCCTGTCcacgatgcagcagcgcgacatGGTGACGTACGCGCCCGAGGATGGCGCACCGCGAGGGTGGCGCTATGAGGCAACCATGGCCGTGCTCCGCCTTTTCTGCTACCGCGGAAAGTACTGA
- a CDS encoding putative leucine-rich repeat protein: MACRTLTELSLAFNLLGDEGGRIAAEILGSHPSLRTLDLSDNHIGDLGAVAIAEAFILSSASRIESLNLSVNHMGDVGFAAIAEALTKTNNKHFTALDLACNDAVTDVGREALMRAVPHMRYVYSLDLTSCDLSDDNAKALTEAIRSSRTSVGTVEWYNNPRIKLLTEKALYEAIEAKAAARLSLKGDGSVVLYAGVALTAAMVVVSIIMRQRQNS, encoded by the coding sequence ATGGCCTGCCGCACCCTCACGGAGCTTTCACTGGCCTTCAACTTGTTGGGCGATGAGGGCGGGCGCATAGCTGCGGAGATACTCGGCAGCCACCCGAGCCTTAGGACCCTCGACCTCAGCGACAACCACATCGGTGATCTTGGCGCAGTAGCCATCGCTGAGGCTTTTATACTCTCCAGCGCGTCGCGTATCGAGTCGCTCAACCTTTCTGTCAATCACATGGGTGACGTCGGCTTTGCGGCCATTGCAGAGGCTCTTACGAAAACGAACAATAAGCACTTCACCGCGCTTGACCTGGCTTGCAACGATGCCGTCACCGATGTCGGGCGGGAGGCTCTGATGCGGGCGGTGCCACACATGCGGTACGTGTACTCCCTCGACCTGACCTCGTGCGACTTGTCGGACGACAATGCCAAGGCGCTCACGGAGGCGATCCGTAGCAGCCGCACCAGTGTCGGGACGGTGGAGTGGTACAACAACCCGCGCATCAAGCTGCTGACAGAGAAGGCGCTGTACGAGGCTATCGAGGCGaaggccgctgcgcgcctctccctcAAAGGCGACGGCTCCGTCGTCTTGTACGCTGGTGTAGCACTCACAGCAGCTATGGTGGTTGTCTCTATCATtatgcggcagcggcagaactCTTAG
- a CDS encoding putative 2-hydroxy-3-oxopropionate reductase: protein MRVGYIGLGLMGKPMAVNILKAGFPVSVWNRTASKCDDLVAAGATACATPAELAAASDVVFTNLSDSPDVMEIVFGPNGVAAGIREGAIFVDNSTIKPSVAQEIARRLWKEKKVRALDAPVSGGDIGARNGTLTVMVGGDAAALETVLPVLLAVGKKVTRIGDCGAGQVCKAANQIMVAAQMVALGEILVFSEKCGVSGPTVIEAIKSGSAQCWTLDVKPDRLFAGNREPGFKAALQSKDMGIVMDSAKEFGVPLPSTAVNTQLFQAMIQNGDGDQDNSAVVSVLERMANVHISEVKKE from the coding sequence ATGCGCGTCGGGTACATTGGTCTGGGGCTCATGGGCAAGCCCATGGCCGTCAACATCCTCAAGGCGGGCTTTCCTGTGAGTGTGTGGAACCGCACAGCCTCCAAGTGCGACGACctcgtcgcggctggcgccacggcgtgcgcgacgccggcggagttggcggcggcctctGATGTCGTCTTCACAAACCTCTCGGACTCCCCTGACGTGATGGAGATCGTGTTCGGCCCCAACGGCGTGGCAGCCGGCATTCGTGAAGGGGCCATCTTTGTGGACAACAGCACCATCAAGCCCTCTGTCGCGCAGGAGATCGCACGACGGCTGTGGAAGGAGAAAAAAGTGCGTGCACTGGACGCACCGGTCTCTGGCGGCGACATCGGAGCGCGCAACGGCACCTTGACCGTCAtggtcggcggcgacgctgctgcgcttgaGACTGTTTTGCCTGTGCTGCTCGCAGTGGGTAAGAAGGTGACCCGCATTGGCGACTGCGGGGCGGGGCAGGTGTGCAAGGCGGCGAACCAGATCATGGTGGCTGCCCAGATGGTCGCGCTCGGCGAAATCCTTGTCTTCTCTGAGAAGTGCGGCGTGTCAGGGCCGACAGTTATCGAGGCGATCAAGAGTGGTTCGGCGCAGTGCTGGACCCTCGATGTGAAGCCGGATCGCCTCTTCGCTGGCAACCGCGAGCCCGGCTTTAAGGCTGCCCTGCAGAGCAAGGACATGGGCATTGTGATGGACTCGGCCAAGGAGTtcggcgtgccgctgccctccaCCGCTGTCAACACGCAGCTCTTCCAGGCGATGATTCagaacggcgacggcgaccaAGACAACTCCGCTGTCGTCAGCGTGCTCGAGCGCATGGCCAACGTCCACATCtcggaggtgaagaaggaaTAG
- a CDS encoding putative ribosomal RNA adenine dimethylase family protein: protein MPKEPRAVPMGIISAEPIHAASRKIKFGTKTITLGKSTPQGHRRGTAAEGLKEKRASSGVKTGGSQSGIVFNKGFGQHILKNPLVIAAIVEKAAIKPTDIVIEIGPGTGNLTEKLLQTAKKVIAFEIDPRMVAELNKRFQNTPLASKLQIIRGNCLEQDFPYFDKCVANVPYAISSALVFKLLKTPTFKCAVLMFQREFALRVCAQPGSEAYCRLSVNSQLLARCSHLMKISKNSFNPPPKVESSVIRLDPKHPRPDVDFEEWDGLVKMLFSRKNKKSSSIFRTKAAVQALYDKYVSYRKMEGGQPVGTATSGAKPLTSSSSADVGSSVSLEQFRVLLDSVIADPMFEKRSRMLDEEALMTMLAHFIKHGIHFI, encoded by the coding sequence ATGCCGAAGGAGCCGCGGGCGGTGCCAATGGGCATCATCAGTGCCGAGCCCATCCACGCTGCATCCCGCAAGATCAAGTTCGGTACGAAGACCATCACGTTAGGCAAGTCAACCCCACAAGGACACAgacgcggcacagcggctGAGGGTCtcaaggagaagagggcaagCTCTGGTGTCAAGACTGGCGGCAGCCAGTCCGGTATCGTCTTCAACAAAGGCTTCGGCCAGCACATTCTCAAGAACCCGCTtgtcatcgccgccatcgtcgaaAAGGCCGCCATCAAGCCCACCGACATCGTCATCGAGATCGGCCCCGGCACGGGCAACTTGACAGAGAAACTGCTGCAGACGGCGAAGAAGGTGATCGCCTTCGAGATTGACCCGCGCATGGTGGCGGAGTTGAACAAGCGCTTCCAGAACACGCCGTTGGCCTCGAAGCTGCAGATTATCCGCGGCAACTGCCTTGAGCAGGACTTCCCATACTTCGACAAGTGTGTGGCCAACGTGCCGTATGCAATTTCGTCGGCGCTGGTGTTCAAGCTGCTCAAGACACCCACATTCAAATGTGCCGTACTCATGTTTCAGCGTGAGTTCGCcctgcgcgtctgcgcacAGCCCGGATCGGAGGCCTACTGTCGACTCTCTGTGAActcgcagctgctcgcccgctgcagccaccTCATGAAGATCAGCAAGAACAGCTTCAACCCTCCGCCGAAGGTCGAGTCGAGCGTCATTCGGCTCGACCCCAAGCACCCACGACCTGATGTGGATTTCGAGGAGTGGGACGGGCTCGTGAAGATGCTCTTCAGCCGCAAGAACAAGAAGTCCTCGTCGATATTTCGTACCAAGGCGGCTGTGCAGGCTCTGTACGACAAGTACGTGAGCTATCGAAAGATGGAGGGCGGTCAGCCCGTCGGAACCGCCACGTCCGGCGCAAAGCCCTTGACGTCCAGTAGCAGTGCGGATGTGGGCTCTTCCGTGTCGCTCGAGCAGTTCCGCGTGTTGCTGGACTCGGTGATTGCGGACCCCATGTTCGAAAAGCGCAGTCGCATGCTTGACGAGGAGGCATTGATGACTATGCTTGCCCACTTCATCAAGCACGGCATTCACTTCATCTAA